In Nostoc sp. CENA543, a single genomic region encodes these proteins:
- a CDS encoding IS630 family transposase (programmed frameshift), with protein MINQHLEMAMPTAEVAIAELQEFIDSRPDAREVRKALAVKLVYQGYKYGEIQTILDVSIGSITSWKKAYQEKGILGLRLNYKGRKSYLSDEQLLQVLSWLQTKEIWELGELEYKLAFEYDVIYESKRSYYDLFEAAGISWKKTTGLNPKADQEVVAGKKKQLETLLASNREEIEARKLRVLLIDECHLLWGDVNGYVWGRTDQEIAIEVVNERDKQTYYGAVDYLDGKLLLKAYNAGNSDNTIDYLRYLLESSPDQRLLLIWDGASYHRSHLVQNFLGEINQGLPPEKWKIHCIRFAPNCPSQNPIEDIWLQAKTWVRRFCALIPTFRHLKWMFEWFLRNTMFDFMSLQMYGAFSEIKY; from the exons ATGATAAACCAGCATCTAGAAATGGCGATGCCTACGGCGGAAGTAGCAATCGCAGAACTACAAGAATTTATAGATAGTCGTCCAGATGCTCGTGAAGTAAGAAAAGCTTTGGCAGTAAAACTAGTGTATCAAGGTTACAAGTATGGAGAAATTCAAACAATTTTAGATGTGTCAATTGGTTCAATAACAAGCTGGAAGAAAGCTTACCAGGAAAAGGGAATTTTGGGTTTGCGCTTAAACTATAAGGGCAGAAAAAGTTATTTGAGTGATGAACAGCTCCTGCAAGTATTAAGTTGGTTGCAAACTAAAGAAATTTGGGAGTTGGGGGAACTGGAATATAAATTAGCATTTGAATATGATGTCATCTACGAATCGAAACGAAGTTACTATGATTTATTTGAAGCAGCAGGAATTAGTTGGAAAAAGACTACAGGCTTGAATCCAAAGGCTGATCAGGAGGTGGTTGCGG GCAAAAAAAAACAACTTGAAACATTGCTGGCAAGCAACAGAGAGGAAATAGAAGCACGAAAGCTGAGAGTATTACTAATAGATGAGTGTCATTTATTATGGGGAGACGTAAATGGTTATGTTTGGGGAAGAACTGACCAAGAAATAGCAATTGAAGTCGTTAATGAACGAGATAAACAGACATATTATGGTGCAGTTGATTATCTCGACGGAAAGCTACTCTTGAAAGCATATAATGCTGGTAATTCAGACAATACAATTGATTATTTACGTTATTTATTAGAATCTTCTCCCGACCAAAGATTGCTTCTGATTTGGGATGGTGCTTCTTATCATCGTTCACATTTAGTTCAAAACTTTTTAGGCGAGATAAATCAAGGTTTACCGCCAGAAAAATGGAAAATTCATTGCATTCGTTTTGCTCCTAATTGTCCATCGCAAAATCCTATAGAGGATATTTGGTTACAAGCGAAAACCTGGGTTCGACGCTTTTGTGCTTTAATTCCAACATTTCGCCATTTAAAGTGGATGTTTGAGTGGTTTCTCCGAAATACTATGTTTGATTTTATGTCTCTTCAGATGTACGGAGCTTTTTCAGAAATCAAATACTAG
- a CDS encoding ADP-ribosylglycohydrolase family protein, whose amino-acid sequence MLTATKTLSGLMGLCVGDALGVPVEFISREKLAQSPVTKMLGYGTWNQPPGTWSDDSSLTFCLAESLCRGYSIDAIAHAFWRWYKSAYWTPRGEVFGIGENTYAVMMRLNQGVPPLEAGGISEMSNGNGSLMRILPMAYCYQMLAFEELITRVHQVSCITHAHVRSQMACGIYISIAVELLKGAKPQEGYLRGLENIQKVYQTDEFLLEMPHFERIFSGEIAKLPIAEINSGGYVIDTLEASLWCLLNSSNYAEAVLKAVNLGGHTDTTAAVTGGFAGIYYGVEGIPQQWFKQVARKQDIINLAHRLAAAVGY is encoded by the coding sequence ATGCTAACCGCTACAAAAACGTTATCTGGCTTGATGGGTTTGTGTGTCGGTGATGCGTTGGGTGTGCCGGTTGAGTTTATTAGCCGTGAGAAATTAGCTCAATCTCCAGTTACCAAGATGCTGGGTTATGGGACGTGGAATCAACCTCCTGGTACTTGGTCTGATGATAGTTCACTGACATTTTGTTTAGCAGAAAGTTTGTGTCGGGGTTATTCTATAGATGCGATCGCTCATGCTTTTTGGCGTTGGTATAAGTCGGCTTACTGGACTCCCCGTGGTGAAGTGTTTGGGATTGGTGAAAATACTTATGCTGTGATGATGCGACTTAACCAGGGAGTTCCGCCACTGGAGGCTGGGGGAATTAGTGAAATGAGTAATGGTAATGGTTCGTTGATGAGAATCTTACCGATGGCTTATTGTTATCAAATGTTGGCTTTTGAGGAATTAATTACTAGGGTGCATCAAGTTTCTTGTATTACCCATGCTCATGTGCGATCGCAGATGGCGTGCGGTATTTATATTAGCATTGCTGTGGAACTACTCAAGGGAGCTAAACCCCAAGAGGGATATTTACGAGGGTTAGAAAATATCCAAAAAGTTTATCAAACAGACGAATTTCTTTTAGAAATGCCTCATTTTGAGCGTATTTTTAGTGGTGAAATTGCCAAGCTTCCAATAGCAGAGATTAATTCCGGCGGCTATGTCATTGATACTTTAGAAGCATCTTTATGGTGTTTATTAAATAGTTCAAATTATGCTGAAGCAGTTTTAAAAGCTGTGAATTTGGGTGGACATACAGATACAACTGCGGCGGTAACAGGTGGTTTCGCTGGCATTTATTATGGCGTGGAAGGGATTCCCCAACAATGGTTTAAGCAGGTTGCACGCAAACAAGACATTATTAATTTAGCACATCGCTTGGCGGCGGCTGTTGGTTATTAA
- the sir gene encoding sulfite reductase, ferredoxin dependent encodes MVKSAPPPLTSRKPSKVEGIKENSNFLREPVATQILEDTTHFSEDAIQILKFHGSYQQDNRDNRVKGQEKDYQFMLRTKNPGGLVPPQLYLALDKLADEYGNHTLRATTRQGFQLHGILKKNLKAAIATIIKNLGSTLGACGDINRNVMAPPAPFKNQPEYQYAWEYAQNIADLLSPQTGAYYEIWLDGEKAISAEENPEVKAARVRNGNGTIIHDTEEPIYGTYYMPRKFKVSVTVPGDNSIDLYSQDLTLVVITDPQGELQGFNIFAGGGLGRTHNKEETFARIADPIGYVDKADVYDAVKAIVATQRDYGDRTDRRHARLKYLINDWGVDKFRAKVEEYFGKPLAPFQELPEFKYHDFLGWHEQGDGNLFLGISIDNGRVKDEGSFKLKTALREIVEQFNLPIRLTANQNLIFYEIAPENKAAIQAILDRCGVVSDPNTIDSLVRYAMACPALPTCGLAITESERAIPGILERIRAVLDKVGLQNEHFVVRMTGCPNGCARPYMAELGFVGSAPESYQVWLGGSPNQTRLAQPYVEKLHHNDIESFLEPIFVYFKQSRTPEESFGDFCDRVGFDAIREFASQYEPEAAVTVEPEAPKAASKSRKARYRVSLHDDLYAKLKTTATSQGRSMTDLVKEALEAYFQTLP; translated from the coding sequence ATGGTTAAATCCGCTCCTCCCCCTCTCACCAGCCGCAAACCTTCTAAAGTTGAAGGAATTAAAGAAAACAGTAATTTTTTACGCGAACCCGTAGCAACGCAGATACTTGAGGATACTACTCACTTTAGTGAAGACGCAATCCAAATTCTCAAGTTTCACGGTTCTTATCAACAAGATAACCGCGATAACCGTGTTAAGGGACAAGAGAAAGATTATCAATTTATGCTGCGGACAAAAAACCCTGGTGGTTTAGTACCGCCGCAGTTATATTTGGCTTTAGACAAGCTAGCTGATGAATATGGCAACCATACTCTACGAGCAACGACTCGTCAAGGTTTCCAACTCCACGGGATTTTAAAGAAGAATCTCAAAGCCGCGATCGCTACAATAATTAAAAATCTCGGTTCAACTTTGGGTGCTTGTGGTGACATCAACCGCAACGTCATGGCTCCCCCAGCCCCCTTTAAAAATCAGCCTGAGTATCAGTATGCTTGGGAGTATGCCCAAAATATTGCTGATTTACTCTCACCCCAAACCGGTGCTTATTACGAAATCTGGTTAGATGGCGAAAAAGCTATCAGCGCGGAAGAAAATCCAGAAGTAAAAGCAGCTAGAGTTCGTAACGGTAATGGCACAATTATTCACGACACAGAAGAACCCATCTACGGCACATATTATATGCCGCGTAAGTTCAAGGTGAGTGTGACAGTTCCTGGGGATAATTCCATTGACTTATATTCCCAAGACCTGACTTTAGTCGTGATAACTGATCCCCAAGGCGAACTGCAAGGCTTTAATATCTTTGCTGGTGGTGGCTTGGGTAGAACCCACAACAAAGAAGAAACCTTCGCCAGAATTGCAGACCCCATCGGCTATGTAGATAAAGCTGATGTGTATGATGCAGTGAAAGCCATTGTCGCTACACAAAGAGATTACGGCGATCGCACTGACCGCAGACACGCTAGGTTAAAATACTTAATCAATGACTGGGGTGTTGATAAGTTCCGCGCCAAAGTGGAAGAATATTTTGGTAAACCCCTCGCACCTTTCCAAGAATTACCAGAATTTAAATATCATGACTTCTTGGGTTGGCACGAACAAGGTGATGGTAATTTATTCTTGGGAATTTCCATTGATAATGGTCGCGTCAAAGACGAAGGTTCATTTAAATTAAAGACAGCCTTACGGGAAATTGTCGAGCAATTTAACTTACCCATCCGCCTCACAGCCAACCAAAACCTGATTTTCTACGAAATCGCACCGGAAAATAAAGCTGCAATTCAAGCTATTCTCGACCGTTGCGGCGTAGTTTCTGACCCCAACACCATTGACTCTCTCGTCCGCTATGCAATGGCTTGTCCCGCTTTACCAACTTGCGGTTTAGCCATCACCGAGTCAGAAAGAGCCATCCCTGGAATTTTAGAGAGAATTCGCGCAGTTTTAGATAAAGTCGGTTTACAAAATGAACATTTTGTGGTAAGGATGACCGGCTGTCCCAATGGTTGCGCTCGTCCTTACATGGCAGAATTAGGTTTTGTAGGTAGCGCGCCGGAAAGTTATCAAGTGTGGTTGGGTGGTTCACCAAATCAAACACGCCTAGCACAGCCTTATGTAGAGAAGCTACACCATAACGATATAGAAAGCTTCTTAGAGCCAATTTTTGTCTACTTTAAGCAGTCTCGCACACCTGAAGAAAGCTTTGGTGATTTTTGCGATCGCGTCGGCTTTGATGCGATTCGTGAATTTGCTAGCCAGTACGAACCAGAAGCAGCAGTCACCGTAGAACCAGAAGCACCTAAAGCTGCGTCAAAATCTCGCAAAGCTAGATACCGCGTCAGCCTCCATGATGATTTGTACGCCAAGCTGAAAACTACAGCCACTAGTCAAGGAAGATCAATGACTGATTTAGTCAAAGAAGCCTTAGAAGCTTACTTCCAGACTCTTCCATAA
- a CDS encoding triacylglycerol lipase, whose protein sequence is MNTQNQQRNPVVLVHGITDTEAVFDEMAVFLGKQGWPVHSLDLVPNNGAAGLDVLAQQLAGYINKTFAPEQALDIVGFSMGGIVSRYYIQRLEGIKRVQRFITISSPHNGTVVAYASQLPGCMQMRPNSELLSDLNADVMMLQQLNFTSIWTNYDLMIIPAHSSKMPLGKEVIIPVALHSWMLTDSRCIAEVAKALAEPVKLNVENSTNLYGLEVESREWGLEAG, encoded by the coding sequence ATGAACACACAAAACCAACAACGTAACCCTGTTGTGTTGGTGCATGGCATTACTGATACAGAAGCCGTCTTTGATGAAATGGCTGTTTTTCTAGGCAAACAAGGCTGGCCTGTACATTCACTGGATTTAGTACCAAATAATGGTGCAGCTGGTCTAGATGTTTTAGCACAGCAACTAGCTGGCTATATTAACAAAACTTTTGCACCAGAACAAGCCTTGGATATAGTGGGCTTTAGTATGGGTGGAATTGTCAGTCGTTACTACATACAGCGTTTAGAAGGCATTAAGCGAGTACAACGGTTTATCACAATTTCTTCGCCTCATAATGGCACTGTTGTCGCCTATGCGTCTCAGCTTCCTGGTTGTATGCAAATGCGTCCTAATAGCGAATTGCTGAGTGATTTAAATGCTGATGTGATGATGTTACAGCAGTTAAATTTCACTTCGATTTGGACAAATTACGATTTAATGATTATTCCGGCACATAGCTCTAAAATGCCTCTGGGTAAAGAAGTAATCATTCCAGTAGCCTTACATTCATGGATGCTGACAGATTCTCGTTGTATAGCAGAAGTAGCCAAAGCCTTAGCAGAACCAGTCAAGCTAAATGTAGAGAATTCAACTAATTTGTATGGGTTGGAAGTAGAAAGTAGAGAATGGGGACTAGAGGCTGGATAA
- a CDS encoding PIN domain-containing protein has translation MIGVDTNILVRYLTKDDENQWQQATEIIESGEQCFIANIVLCELVWVLRGKPYQFSREEISNTIDLILQCATFELENRSIIYQAFQRLKKGKADFPDYLIGSVAQHLGCRSTASFDRKLKGERGFDLLE, from the coding sequence GTGATTGGAGTCGATACTAATATCTTGGTGCGCTATTTGACCAAAGATGATGAAAACCAATGGCAACAGGCTACTGAAATTATCGAAAGCGGGGAGCAATGTTTTATTGCAAATATAGTTCTTTGTGAATTGGTTTGGGTTTTACGAGGAAAGCCTTATCAATTTAGTAGAGAAGAAATTAGCAATACTATTGATTTGATTTTGCAATGTGCTACTTTCGAGTTAGAAAATCGCTCTATAATTTATCAAGCATTCCAGCGATTAAAAAAAGGAAAAGCAGATTTTCCTGATTATTTAATTGGGTCAGTTGCTCAACATTTGGGTTGTCGTTCTACAGCAAGTTTTGACAGAAAGTTGAAAGGAGAGAGGGGATTTGATTTATTGGAATGA
- a CDS encoding AbrB/MazE/SpoVT family DNA-binding domain-containing protein, whose amino-acid sequence MVSTTITTTGQVTIPQEIREYLNLDAGSKVDFFIDENGTVKLIPLNVPVQSLSGILHGPGMKSATLTDMETAIQAGSSDWSRY is encoded by the coding sequence ATGGTTAGCACCACCATCACTACTACAGGACAAGTAACTATTCCTCAAGAAATTAGAGAGTATCTGAATCTTGATGCAGGTAGTAAAGTTGATTTTTTCATTGATGAAAATGGGACAGTTAAATTGATTCCGCTTAATGTCCCTGTTCAAAGTTTATCGGGTATTTTACATGGTCCGGGAATGAAGAGTGCAACTTTAACAGACATGGAAACAGCGATTCAAGCGGGTTCAAGTGATTGGAGTCGATACTAA
- a CDS encoding PIN domain-containing protein has product MTRVYLDTSVYNRPFDDQTQPKIFLETQAVILILQMVEARLIELVSSSVLEYENSRNPFVVNQQSMARYLQIAALRVLVDENIRIRAELLEQQGVKSIDALHVACAEASQSDYFITCDKRLINRCQNLSITVINPNNFIFEVENDN; this is encoded by the coding sequence ATGACTAGGGTTTATCTAGATACCAGTGTTTATAATCGTCCATTTGATGACCAAACACAACCAAAAATATTTTTGGAAACACAAGCTGTTATCTTAATTTTACAAATGGTAGAGGCAAGATTGATAGAACTAGTGAGTTCTTCAGTTCTAGAATATGAAAATAGCCGTAACCCTTTTGTTGTCAATCAGCAATCAATGGCTCGATACTTACAAATAGCTGCTTTGAGAGTATTGGTAGATGAAAATATTAGAATCAGGGCAGAACTGCTAGAACAGCAAGGGGTTAAATCTATTGATGCACTTCATGTAGCGTGTGCAGAAGCTTCTCAAAGTGATTATTTCATCACTTGCGACAAGAGACTAATCAACCGATGCCAAAATTTATCAATCACAGTCATCAATCCAAATAATTTTATTTTTGAGGTGGAAAATGACAATTAA
- a CDS encoding NB-ARC domain-containing protein, with protein MARVSYGDDVKARVRTLLERFLAYANDELEDGELYKIALNWETPQQVIVRTQLRVLAELSGLNKEQVRDALNALKDFVNILEDLRAQKRGSETWHFRLKLWHDKGDKDRNLQKFDAEWQRRREELPGVQRGKGRKTQPQLTRYENIPFSGVVEFIGRETKLQELDELLQKNPQVAIVGMGGVGKTELALQYAKSHRVTYQGGICWLSAVQDVGVQLVQFAVNKLQLKLPEELDLFGRVQYCLSNWREGEVLLVIDNVSNYRDEVRYYLESVPSKFKQLITTREKLQPPIVRLDLVVLKPLDAMQLLKSIVGEKRLQHEQLITEKLCQWLGYLPLGLELVGRYLLGDEELSLAEMLQDLEKERLKNPALVEVPQEMKTELGVAAAFELSWRRLRENAQHLGCILSLFALAPIPWESVEGITINNEAQNWKQARRELLQLHLLQHKDEGVYQLHPLLREFFQSKLTGLEQKEEFKRSFCGVMVGVAKGISQTPTLEQIKNVAPAIPHLAEVANNLIQYIGLVFDF; from the coding sequence ATGGCGCGTGTTAGCTATGGTGATGATGTCAAAGCACGGGTAAGAACTCTGTTAGAAAGATTCTTGGCTTATGCCAATGATGAGTTAGAAGACGGTGAACTTTATAAAATTGCCCTTAACTGGGAAACACCACAGCAAGTCATAGTCAGAACACAGCTAAGAGTCTTGGCGGAACTTAGCGGTTTAAATAAAGAACAAGTCCGAGACGCATTAAATGCACTGAAAGATTTTGTAAACATTCTCGAAGATTTGCGCGCACAAAAGCGAGGTTCGGAAACCTGGCACTTTCGCCTGAAGCTTTGGCATGATAAAGGCGACAAAGACAGGAATTTACAGAAATTTGATGCAGAATGGCAACGCCGACGAGAAGAATTACCAGGTGTGCAGCGTGGGAAAGGTAGAAAGACTCAACCCCAGCTTACCCGTTACGAAAATATTCCTTTTAGTGGAGTAGTGGAGTTTATCGGACGAGAAACGAAATTGCAAGAACTGGATGAACTGTTGCAAAAAAATCCACAGGTAGCAATTGTGGGGATGGGTGGAGTCGGAAAAACAGAACTCGCTTTGCAGTACGCCAAATCTCACCGTGTCACCTATCAAGGCGGGATTTGTTGGTTATCCGCAGTGCAGGATGTGGGGGTGCAATTGGTGCAGTTTGCTGTGAATAAGCTGCAATTAAAACTCCCAGAAGAGTTAGATTTATTTGGCAGAGTGCAGTATTGTCTTTCAAATTGGCGTGAGGGTGAGGTTTTACTGGTAATTGATAACGTCTCTAACTATCGAGATGAAGTTAGGTATTATTTAGAGTCTGTTCCTTCCAAGTTTAAGCAGTTAATTACCACACGGGAAAAATTACAACCGCCAATAGTGCGTTTAGATTTAGTTGTGCTGAAACCACTAGACGCAATGCAGTTATTAAAATCTATAGTTGGTGAGAAACGACTGCAACATGAACAGTTAATTACAGAAAAACTTTGTCAGTGGTTGGGATATTTGCCACTGGGTTTAGAATTAGTCGGGCGTTATTTGTTAGGTGATGAGGAATTATCCCTAGCGGAAATGCTGCAAGACTTGGAAAAAGAGCGTTTAAAGAATCCAGCTTTAGTCGAAGTTCCTCAAGAAATGAAGACTGAATTGGGTGTTGCGGCTGCTTTTGAGTTGAGTTGGCGACGGTTGCGAGAAAATGCCCAACATTTAGGCTGTATTTTGAGTTTATTTGCCTTAGCTCCCATTCCTTGGGAATCGGTGGAGGGGATAACAATAAATAATGAGGCGCAAAATTGGAAACAAGCCAGGCGTGAGTTGTTACAGTTACATCTACTTCAGCATAAAGATGAGGGAGTTTATCAACTACATCCTCTGTTGCGGGAGTTTTTCCAATCTAAGCTTACAGGTTTAGAGCAGAAAGAGGAATTTAAGCGATCGTTTTGCGGGGTAATGGTGGGGGTTGCTAAAGGTATTTCTCAAACTCCCACACTTGAGCAAATTAAGAATGTCGCCCCAGCAATACCTCATCTAGCAGAAGTAGCGAACAATCTCATTCAGTATATAGGACTAGTATTTGATTTCTGA
- a CDS encoding 16S rRNA (uracil(1498)-N(3))-methyltransferase: MAQLQRITIAPSQLQENQILLTPQQEHYLKRVLRLREGEQFIAMDGLGKWWLAQINAEQAQVLKSLVVATELPVAITLMMALPKGSGFEEVVRSCTELGVACIAPVLSDRTLLNPSPQKLERWRRIAAEAAEQSERAFVPTILEPVTFKEAVTNSTANHRYICEARGEYHHLQNLIKPITGDVVIATGPEGGWTDKEIAEAIASGFQPVSLGRRILRAVTAPIVALSLISAACEV, from the coding sequence ATGGCTCAACTACAACGAATTACCATTGCACCTTCCCAACTCCAAGAAAACCAAATTTTACTCACACCACAACAAGAACATTACCTAAAGCGGGTGTTACGTTTGCGTGAAGGTGAGCAATTTATTGCTATGGATGGCTTGGGTAAGTGGTGGTTAGCGCAGATTAACGCCGAACAAGCACAAGTATTAAAATCCCTAGTTGTCGCCACTGAGTTACCTGTAGCCATTACTTTAATGATGGCTTTACCCAAAGGTAGTGGTTTTGAGGAAGTAGTGCGGAGTTGTACTGAGTTGGGTGTAGCCTGTATTGCACCAGTATTGAGCGATCGCACTCTATTAAATCCTAGTCCCCAAAAGCTAGAACGTTGGCGACGCATCGCCGCAGAAGCCGCCGAACAATCAGAACGTGCTTTTGTCCCGACAATTCTAGAGCCTGTAACATTTAAAGAAGCTGTAACTAATAGCACAGCAAACCACCGCTATATTTGTGAAGCACGCGGTGAATATCATCATCTCCAAAACTTAATTAAGCCAATTACTGGTGATGTCGTGATTGCTACTGGCCCCGAAGGCGGCTGGACAGACAAAGAAATTGCAGAAGCGATCGCATCAGGATTTCAACCAGTATCTTTAGGTCGTCGCATCCTCAGAGCCGTCACAGCCCCAATAGTAGCATTATCCCTAATTTCCGCAGCCTGTGAAGTATAA
- a CDS encoding tetratricopeptide repeat protein, whose translation MIEQIAIAFENKDYKTAAKLLKPLLQDSPDNPWVVFYLARLHEVSGKYAEAEKVYRRLLLITTNNKIVTQTRQGLQRLEDIRKEEKQRAIAQATSEPSNTELGVLILEPLDNEQKNLVAANFAQIMQLDAYTARLLLPTRSWKYYRAGRIGELKFYGMQLQQAGIPCFWITIKAIAQIQVYQVQYFSESQPKPTVICSDQRNIVGSLTFDWAEVSAQVLGLLPIFEEVVDVNANRQFERKTKTQDYAQFCDLHLPQRHCILRMCDRSYDFHQSLEITPAANQNLTRSNWTPSVSQNTIRINWNNLVTWLTNYLPQATIWSDFTPFAETVLEQMEMLGNIQSHIHLFRRDKTYWDPAFHLYSGLIFNKDMAQNH comes from the coding sequence ATGATTGAACAAATTGCGATCGCTTTTGAAAATAAAGACTATAAAACAGCAGCGAAATTACTCAAACCACTACTACAAGATTCGCCTGATAATCCTTGGGTAGTGTTTTATCTTGCTAGGCTGCATGAAGTTTCGGGAAAATATGCTGAAGCGGAAAAAGTTTATCGGCGATTATTGTTAATCACAACTAATAACAAGATTGTTACGCAAACACGCCAGGGTTTACAAAGGCTAGAAGATATTAGGAAAGAAGAAAAACAACGGGCGATCGCTCAAGCTACGTCCGAACCAAGTAATACTGAATTAGGGGTGTTAATCTTAGAACCTCTCGACAATGAGCAGAAAAACTTAGTAGCCGCTAATTTTGCCCAAATTATGCAGCTAGATGCTTATACTGCTAGGTTGTTGCTTCCTACCCGTTCTTGGAAATATTACCGTGCTGGACGCATCGGTGAACTTAAGTTTTATGGAATGCAGTTACAGCAAGCAGGTATACCTTGCTTTTGGATTACAATCAAAGCGATCGCTCAAATTCAAGTCTATCAAGTCCAGTATTTCTCCGAATCCCAGCCAAAACCTACCGTAATTTGCTCTGACCAAAGAAATATAGTAGGTTCTCTCACCTTTGATTGGGCGGAAGTTTCAGCACAGGTATTAGGACTATTACCAATTTTTGAAGAAGTGGTTGACGTAAATGCAAATCGTCAATTTGAACGCAAAACCAAAACCCAAGACTATGCCCAATTCTGTGATTTACACTTACCACAAAGACACTGTATTTTGCGAATGTGCGATCGCAGTTATGATTTTCACCAAAGTTTAGAAATCACTCCCGCAGCTAATCAAAATCTCACCAGAAGTAACTGGACTCCCTCAGTCAGTCAAAATACCATCAGAATCAATTGGAACAACTTAGTCACCTGGCTGACTAACTATTTACCACAAGCCACCATTTGGTCAGACTTTACACCTTTTGCCGAAACAGTTCTAGAACAAATGGAAATGCTGGGTAACATTCAGTCTCACATTCACCTGTTTCGCAGAGACAAGACCTATTGGGACCCAGCATTTCATTTATATAGTGGACTGATATTTAACAAAGACATGGCGCAAAACCATTAA
- a CDS encoding VOC family protein, with product MNQTIFHLAFPVTDIPQAKAYYVDGLGCTAGRENPQALILNLYGHQLVAHLTKEPLTRQRTIYPRHFGLIFAEETDWEELLERAQQRQLLFREEPKNRFVGSTLEHRTFFLEDPFNNLMEFKYYRHVEAIFGSQEYAQIGDRK from the coding sequence ATGAACCAAACCATATTTCATCTTGCTTTCCCCGTGACTGATATTCCTCAAGCCAAGGCTTATTATGTTGATGGTTTAGGCTGCACAGCCGGGCGAGAAAACCCCCAAGCCCTCATTCTCAATCTTTATGGACATCAACTCGTAGCCCATCTCACGAAAGAACCATTAACCCGTCAACGCACTATTTACCCCAGACACTTTGGCTTAATTTTCGCTGAAGAAACCGACTGGGAAGAACTACTAGAAAGGGCGCAACAAAGACAGCTCTTATTTCGTGAAGAACCCAAGAATCGCTTTGTGGGAAGTACCTTAGAACATCGCACCTTTTTCTTAGAAGATCCGTTTAATAATTTAATGGAGTTTAAATATTATCGTCATGTAGAAGCAATTTTCGGCAGTCAAGAATATGCCCAAATAGGTGATAGAAAGTAA